Proteins encoded by one window of Tunturibacter psychrotolerans:
- a CDS encoding GatB/YqeY domain-containing protein encodes MGDAMTIGEKIQADIVVAMKAKDEHRLTTLRMVKSSLKNKEIDKRENLTDAEEQQILTTLIKQRKESVESFTKGGRTELAEKEQAEIGMIEGYLPKAAEEAEIRQIVHGAIEYLQKDAGGVRPGPKDIGPIMNVTKQRIMASGLWADGKLVSEIVKAELAKQD; translated from the coding sequence ATGGGAGATGCGATGACGATTGGCGAGAAGATTCAGGCGGATATTGTGGTGGCGATGAAGGCGAAGGATGAGCACAGGCTGACGACGCTGCGGATGGTGAAGTCTTCGCTGAAGAACAAAGAGATCGATAAGCGCGAGAATCTGACGGACGCGGAAGAGCAACAGATTCTGACGACGCTGATCAAGCAGCGGAAGGAGTCGGTGGAGTCGTTTACCAAGGGTGGACGAACGGAGCTGGCGGAGAAGGAGCAGGCAGAGATCGGGATGATCGAAGGCTATCTGCCGAAGGCTGCCGAAGAGGCGGAGATTCGGCAGATTGTGCATGGCGCGATTGAGTATCTGCAGAAGGATGCCGGGGGAGTGAGGCCAGGGCCGAAGGATATTGGGCCGATCATGAACGTGACCAAGCAGCGGATTATGGCGAGCGGGCTTTGGGCGGATGGGAAGCTGGTTAGCGAGATTGTGAAGGCAGAGTTGGCGAAGCAGGATTAG
- the serA gene encoding phosphoglycerate dehydrogenase — protein sequence MKIVLAEKVSPATLAVFQQEPGWQIVTPDQIKNGLAAELADADALVVRSAVQADAKLLESAPKLRVIGRAGVGVDNIDTDAATHRGIVVMNTPGANAVAVAELTLGLMISLARAIPRANSTMHAGKWDKKSLQGQELRGKTLGIVGLGRIGLEVARRAASFGMNIIGYDPFVAPVIARENNVTLVPIDDIFKASDYLTLHVGLTTQTEGLINATSIKIMKKGIRIINCARGELIVEQALADAIKSGHVGGAALDVFHQEPLKESPFYNLDNVILSPHIAGATDEAQEAIGIQLAMQVRDYLKLGVVQNAVNLPSLSHEEYKEIAPYIEMAERLGLFLAHATPGNLENIQISYTGRIAAGKTDLIRNAAIAGIFSGADGGSTANRINAAAIAAERGIRIQEDKKEFTPGGAGSVLKIVLHSSDGDASASATVLHGNSPRLLSYDGIDIEAPLHGTLVAIRNHDVPGVVGRIGTILGEQSVNIANFALGRAHSTQSQRVPHGQALAVVQIDVPKAASATAAVDALRKVEAIASVRLIELGKL from the coding sequence TTGAAGATCGTTCTCGCCGAAAAAGTCTCTCCCGCCACACTCGCAGTCTTCCAACAAGAACCGGGCTGGCAAATAGTCACCCCGGACCAGATCAAAAACGGCCTCGCCGCCGAGCTAGCCGACGCCGACGCCCTCGTCGTCCGCTCCGCCGTCCAGGCCGACGCCAAACTCCTCGAGTCCGCCCCCAAACTACGCGTCATCGGTCGCGCCGGCGTAGGCGTCGACAACATCGACACTGACGCCGCCACCCATCGCGGCATCGTCGTCATGAACACCCCCGGAGCCAACGCCGTCGCCGTAGCCGAGCTCACTCTCGGCCTCATGATCTCCCTCGCCCGCGCGATCCCCCGCGCCAACTCCACCATGCACGCCGGCAAATGGGACAAAAAATCCCTCCAGGGCCAAGAGCTACGCGGCAAGACCCTCGGCATCGTAGGCCTCGGCCGCATCGGCCTCGAAGTCGCCCGCCGCGCCGCCAGCTTCGGCATGAACATCATCGGCTACGATCCCTTCGTCGCCCCCGTCATCGCCCGCGAGAACAACGTCACCCTCGTCCCCATCGACGACATCTTCAAGGCCTCCGACTACCTCACTCTCCACGTCGGCCTCACCACCCAGACCGAAGGACTCATCAACGCCACCTCCATCAAGATCATGAAGAAGGGCATCCGCATCATCAACTGCGCCCGCGGCGAACTCATCGTCGAGCAAGCTCTCGCCGATGCGATCAAATCCGGCCACGTCGGCGGCGCCGCCCTCGATGTTTTCCATCAGGAACCGCTCAAAGAGTCGCCCTTCTACAACCTCGACAACGTCATCCTCTCTCCACACATCGCCGGAGCAACCGACGAAGCGCAGGAAGCCATCGGCATCCAACTAGCGATGCAGGTTCGCGACTACCTCAAGCTCGGTGTCGTCCAGAACGCGGTCAACCTCCCCTCGCTCTCCCACGAAGAGTACAAAGAGATCGCCCCCTACATCGAGATGGCAGAGCGCCTGGGTCTATTCCTCGCCCACGCCACACCCGGCAACCTTGAAAACATCCAGATCTCCTACACCGGCCGCATCGCCGCCGGCAAAACCGATCTCATCCGCAACGCCGCGATCGCGGGCATCTTCTCGGGAGCAGACGGCGGAAGCACCGCCAACCGCATCAACGCGGCGGCAATCGCAGCCGAGCGCGGCATCCGTATCCAAGAGGACAAAAAAGAGTTCACCCCAGGCGGCGCAGGTTCGGTCCTCAAGATCGTCCTCCACTCCTCCGATGGCGACGCCAGCGCCTCCGCCACCGTCCTCCACGGCAACTCACCCCGCCTGCTCAGCTACGACGGCATCGACATCGAAGCCCCGCTCCACGGCACCCTCGTCGCCATTCGCAACCACGACGTCCCCGGCGTCGTCGGCCGTATCGGCACCATCCTCGGCGAGCAATCGGTCAACATCGCCAACTTCGCTCTGGGCCGCGCTCACTCAACGCAAAGCCAGCGCGTACCCCACGGCCAGGCGCTCGCCGTCGTCCAGATCGATGTTCCCAAAGCAGCTTCCGCCACCGCAGCCGTGGACGCTCTGCGCAAAGTAGAAGCCATCGCGAGCGTTCGACTCATCGAACTCGGAAAACTTTAA
- a CDS encoding APC family permease, with protein sequence MEQTVETIADSKAPSGLRVNILSPTETLAQSISTIAPTTTPTMTIPLVFALAGNGTWLAYLLATVAVLLIALCISRFARYSSCSGALYTYATSGLPPFVSSIAGWALLLAYIATGAAVAGGFINYANVFLTALFGRTAPTTILGLLCVAAATAIAYRDVQVSARLMLWIEALSVLSIAIVLALLLWHNGLHVDRPQLHLTGVSPSAVRLGVVLALFSFVGFESATTLGHEAVNPLRTIPRAVIQSAIFCGLFFILCAYLESLGMSAAHQDLGTSTAPLSVLANLVGVRPLGPLIDFGALVSMFACTLACITAAARVLMRMAHNGLAHHRLSTAHQKKATPSSAVLLTGLFTALPVGALAAHGISGIDIYGWMGSLSVYGFMTTYGLAAIALPIYLERNRSLTPGTIALSIAATLATLLALAGTLYPVPAPPLSWLPYFYLAYLLCGIAWYFITRNRNPQPLPN encoded by the coding sequence ATGGAGCAAACAGTCGAAACCATCGCCGATTCCAAAGCTCCATCAGGCCTGCGCGTCAACATCCTCTCGCCAACAGAAACACTCGCTCAATCCATCTCCACGATTGCACCCACAACGACTCCGACGATGACGATCCCACTCGTCTTCGCCCTCGCAGGCAACGGAACTTGGCTCGCTTACCTTCTCGCGACCGTCGCCGTGCTGCTCATCGCCCTCTGCATCAGCCGGTTCGCCCGCTACTCCTCCTGCTCAGGAGCTCTCTACACCTACGCAACCTCAGGCCTTCCACCCTTCGTCAGCAGCATCGCCGGTTGGGCTCTCCTTCTCGCCTACATAGCCACAGGAGCAGCCGTCGCCGGAGGCTTCATCAACTATGCCAACGTTTTCCTCACTGCCCTCTTCGGCCGCACAGCTCCGACAACCATCCTTGGATTGCTCTGCGTCGCCGCAGCCACAGCCATCGCCTATCGCGACGTCCAGGTCTCCGCACGCCTCATGCTCTGGATCGAAGCCCTCTCCGTTCTCTCCATCGCCATCGTCCTCGCTCTCCTCCTCTGGCACAACGGCCTCCACGTCGACCGCCCGCAACTCCACCTCACCGGAGTCTCTCCCTCCGCCGTCCGCCTCGGAGTCGTCTTAGCCCTCTTCAGCTTCGTCGGCTTTGAGAGCGCCACAACGCTCGGCCACGAGGCCGTCAACCCACTCCGCACCATCCCCCGCGCTGTCATCCAATCCGCCATCTTCTGCGGCCTGTTCTTCATCCTCTGCGCTTACCTGGAATCGCTAGGCATGTCCGCAGCCCATCAGGATCTTGGCACCTCAACCGCGCCCCTCAGCGTCCTTGCAAACCTCGTCGGCGTGAGACCACTCGGCCCGCTCATCGACTTCGGTGCGCTCGTCAGCATGTTCGCCTGCACTCTCGCCTGCATCACCGCGGCCGCCCGCGTGCTGATGCGCATGGCCCACAACGGACTCGCCCACCACCGCCTCAGTACTGCTCACCAGAAGAAGGCCACCCCCAGCTCCGCCGTACTCCTCACCGGCCTCTTCACAGCGCTTCCGGTCGGCGCACTCGCCGCACACGGCATCTCAGGCATCGACATCTACGGCTGGATGGGTTCGCTCTCGGTTTACGGCTTTATGACCACCTACGGCCTCGCCGCAATTGCGCTCCCCATATACCTCGAGCGCAACCGTTCCCTCACCCCCGGCACCATCGCACTCTCCATCGCCGCCACCCTCGCCACCCTACTTGCGCTCGCAGGAACACTCTATCCCGTCCCCGCCCCTCCACTAAGCTGGCTCCCCTACTTCTACCTCGCCTACCTTCTCTGCGGAATCGCATGGTATTTCATCACCCGCAACCGCAACCCTCAACCCTTACCTAACTAG
- a CDS encoding FmdB family zinc ribbon protein, with amino-acid sequence MPLYEYECTTCHKHTEKIQKFSDPEITVCPHCGGHLERVLSAPAISFKGGGWYADGYGNAKPKSSGDSNGSGASTGDSKSGDSKSGDSKSGDSKSGASKPSADSNSSGSSSPASAPSTPAAAPAAASSSSDKK; translated from the coding sequence ATGCCGCTCTACGAATACGAATGCACCACCTGCCACAAACACACTGAAAAGATCCAGAAGTTCTCCGACCCCGAGATCACCGTCTGCCCACACTGCGGCGGCCACCTCGAGCGCGTCCTCTCCGCGCCTGCTATCAGCTTCAAAGGCGGCGGCTGGTACGCCGACGGCTACGGCAACGCCAAACCGAAGTCCTCCGGAGACAGCAACGGCTCAGGAGCAAGCACCGGCGACTCCAAGTCCGGGGACTCCAAGTCTGGCGATTCGAAGTCCGGCGACTCAAAGTCTGGTGCCTCAAAGCCGAGCGCGGACTCCAACTCCTCGGGCAGCAGCTCCCCGGCCTCCGCTCCGTCTACCCCAGCGGCAGCGCCCGCAGCAGCCTCCTCGTCGTCCGACAAAAAGTAG
- a CDS encoding RNA polymerase sigma factor — protein MNVEVAGLNPGGELSSPLAVGLRKRHASPFAAGLIGPTGVESLPAMAKAAAQPGTRNSGKLTQAQLDARAQQRTEDDELIREAQKGQRTAFDALVRRYDQSVLRLALHMLGNEQDAQDVHQEAFIKAYRHLGNFRFECSFYTWLYRIVTNLCLDQLRRRKSRREDPATVLDASGDEMDLMANITDDRAMANPGRELDRKVMSERISDALSKLTPRERTVFELKHYQGLKLRTIGEMLSTTEETAKNTLFRATRKLRANLAELR, from the coding sequence ATGAATGTAGAAGTCGCTGGATTGAATCCTGGCGGAGAGTTGTCTTCTCCGCTCGCTGTGGGGCTCCGAAAACGGCACGCTAGTCCGTTTGCTGCGGGACTGATAGGCCCAACAGGGGTAGAATCGTTGCCAGCGATGGCAAAGGCAGCGGCTCAACCCGGAACCCGGAACAGCGGCAAGCTGACGCAGGCGCAGCTGGACGCGCGGGCACAACAACGGACCGAAGATGATGAACTGATTCGCGAGGCGCAGAAGGGCCAGCGGACTGCATTCGATGCTCTGGTGCGGCGATATGACCAGTCTGTGCTTCGGCTGGCGCTGCATATGCTTGGGAATGAGCAGGATGCGCAGGATGTTCACCAGGAGGCCTTCATCAAGGCTTATCGACACCTGGGGAACTTCCGGTTCGAATGCAGCTTTTATACGTGGCTTTATCGGATTGTGACGAACCTTTGCCTGGACCAGTTGAGGCGGCGCAAGAGCCGCAGGGAAGATCCGGCGACGGTGTTGGATGCCAGTGGCGATGAGATGGATCTGATGGCCAACATCACGGACGACCGGGCGATGGCGAACCCGGGCCGGGAGCTGGACCGGAAGGTGATGAGTGAACGGATCAGCGATGCTTTGAGCAAGCTGACTCCGAGGGAAAGAACGGTGTTCGAGCTGAAGCACTACCAGGGGCTGAAGCTGCGGACGATTGGTGAGATGTTGAGCACGACGGAGGAGACGGCCAAGAATACGTTGTTCCGGGCCACGCGAAAGCTGCGGGCTAATCTGGCGGAGCTTCGATAA
- a CDS encoding MarR family winged helix-turn-helix transcriptional regulator: MRIEAFLRQSPVFQASRIARRMDASLNLVLEDEEVTAFEAMVLAAIFFEKRGQIKPSALAEAFETTRSNVSHCISSLEAKGLVERRIDPEDARAVQLLLKPLGKRRAVRVMGILDRMQKRFEDGVGAQKLETMLAQMAAVEELCARIAAAGR, translated from the coding sequence ATGCGGATTGAAGCTTTTTTGCGGCAGAGCCCTGTGTTTCAGGCTAGCCGGATTGCGCGGAGGATGGATGCTTCGCTGAACCTCGTGCTCGAAGATGAGGAGGTGACTGCGTTTGAGGCGATGGTATTGGCGGCGATCTTCTTTGAGAAGCGAGGGCAGATCAAGCCTTCGGCGCTGGCGGAGGCGTTTGAGACGACGCGGAGTAATGTGAGTCACTGCATCTCGTCGCTTGAGGCGAAGGGTCTGGTGGAGCGGAGGATCGATCCGGAAGATGCTCGGGCGGTGCAGTTGCTGCTCAAGCCGCTGGGCAAGAGGCGAGCGGTGAGGGTGATGGGGATTCTGGATCGGATGCAGAAGCGATTCGAGGATGGTGTGGGGGCGCAGAAGTTGGAGACGATGTTGGCGCAGATGGCGGCGGTGGAGGAGCTTTGTGCTCGGATCGCTGCTGCCGGACGCTAA
- a CDS encoding TonB-dependent receptor plug domain-containing protein: MKIHPHICLPLLACGLSVAQQPTSPATNKPAAITENISVTTTLEPLPLAESDRAVNLISPRDQPLVSDSVVDLLRQDPSLNLQARAANGVQADLSLRGTTFEQSLILLNGLRINDPETGHLNLDIPVPLDAVTRIDILHGSGSTFYGSDAIGGAVNLLTQPPPSGLTIIGSAGSGSYSSIEQHLRASYTQGPIATQLTGSRDTSDGFIPDRNYSSNALASETWLNLKPGTTDILLAASDRPYGANLFYGPYDSWERTKGWFASIQQQLGQKTAASYGYRRHSDLFVLFADQPQIYENNHITTSYEAALRRAETLTPNTTLSYGLEADGDSIHSNSLGEHARNQSAGYANLSLRALGRFSLSLGARDEVLSSNGNVFSPSIAAAYTLTHTTRLRASAGHGFRLPTYVDLYYSDPTTIGNPNLKPESSWSYEAGLDWTPTNGRLTLTATGFRLQQKDTIDYSKLALATPALTFAEPYQAVNIQNLNITGAETTLRLRLTTTQQLQFSYTAAHAASPPPNLISEYAYNYAAQNAIFAWNGTLPGSIGHQINAHTQVNVVQRTQHTAYPLWDVALSRNTGHLRPYLRLLNLSNTGYQEIPQVPLQGRTIIAGTEFNWSRR; the protein is encoded by the coding sequence ATGAAAATCCATCCCCACATTTGTCTCCCACTCCTCGCCTGCGGACTGTCCGTCGCGCAGCAGCCTACATCGCCAGCCACAAACAAACCCGCCGCCATCACCGAAAACATCTCCGTCACCACCACTCTCGAACCCCTACCCCTCGCCGAGAGCGACCGCGCCGTCAATCTCATCTCCCCCCGCGACCAACCCCTCGTCTCAGACTCCGTCGTAGACCTCCTCCGCCAGGACCCCTCCCTCAACCTTCAAGCCCGCGCCGCCAACGGCGTCCAGGCCGACCTCTCCCTCCGCGGCACCACCTTCGAGCAGTCCCTCATCCTCCTCAACGGCCTCCGCATCAACGACCCCGAGACCGGCCACCTCAACCTCGACATCCCCGTCCCTCTCGACGCAGTCACCCGCATCGACATCCTCCACGGCTCCGGCTCCACCTTCTACGGCTCCGACGCCATCGGCGGCGCCGTCAATCTCCTCACCCAGCCCCCACCCTCCGGCCTCACCATCATCGGCAGCGCGGGCAGCGGCAGTTACTCCTCCATCGAGCAGCACCTCCGCGCCTCCTACACCCAGGGCCCCATCGCGACCCAACTCACCGGAAGCCGCGACACCTCCGACGGCTTCATCCCCGACCGCAACTACTCTTCGAACGCCCTGGCCTCCGAGACCTGGCTCAACCTCAAGCCCGGCACCACCGACATCCTCCTCGCCGCCAGCGACCGCCCCTACGGAGCCAACCTCTTCTACGGCCCCTACGACTCATGGGAGCGCACCAAAGGCTGGTTCGCGAGCATCCAGCAACAGCTGGGCCAGAAGACCGCCGCCAGCTACGGCTACCGCCGCCACTCCGACCTCTTCGTCCTCTTCGCCGACCAGCCCCAAATCTACGAAAACAACCACATCACCACGAGCTACGAAGCCGCCCTGCGCCGCGCCGAAACCCTCACCCCCAACACCACCCTCTCTTACGGCCTCGAAGCCGACGGCGACTCCATTCACTCAAACTCATTAGGCGAACACGCCCGCAACCAGAGCGCGGGCTACGCCAACCTAAGCCTCCGTGCCCTCGGTCGCTTCTCCCTCTCCCTCGGAGCCCGCGACGAAGTCCTCTCCAGCAACGGAAACGTCTTCTCCCCCAGCATCGCCGCCGCCTACACCCTCACCCACACCACCCGCCTCCGAGCGTCCGCAGGCCACGGCTTCCGTCTGCCCACCTACGTCGACCTCTACTACTCCGACCCCACCACCATCGGAAACCCCAACCTCAAACCCGAGTCCTCCTGGAGCTACGAAGCCGGCCTCGACTGGACACCCACAAACGGCCGCCTGACCCTCACCGCCACAGGCTTCCGTCTCCAACAAAAAGACACCATCGACTACTCCAAACTCGCACTCGCCACCCCGGCTCTCACCTTCGCCGAACCCTACCAAGCCGTCAACATCCAGAACCTCAACATCACCGGAGCCGAAACCACCCTCCGCCTCCGACTCACCACCACCCAGCAGCTGCAGTTCAGCTACACCGCCGCCCACGCAGCATCCCCACCACCCAACCTCATCTCCGAGTACGCCTACAACTACGCCGCGCAAAACGCCATCTTCGCCTGGAACGGAACCCTCCCAGGCAGCATTGGCCACCAGATCAACGCCCACACCCAGGTCAACGTCGTCCAACGAACCCAGCACACCGCGTACCCACTCTGGGACGTAGCCCTCTCCCGCAACACCGGCCACCTGCGCCCCTACCTGCGCCTGCTCAACCTCAGCAATACCGGCTATCAGGAGATCCCACAAGTCCCCCTGCAAGGCCGCACCATCATCGCCGGCACCGAGTTCAACTGGTCCCGCCGTTAG
- a CDS encoding ribonuclease HI family protein, with amino-acid sequence MPPRPTAAPSLFPETPTSNPPATKKTDWINAHCDGGARGNPGPAGYGALIQDNEGTVLAELSEFLGMRTNNYAEYSGLLGCLQYALDHHHPRLRVVSDSELMVKQIQGKYKVNSPDLKPLWQEAKNRIAKLEAFEITHALRHKNKDADRLANEAMDRGMRRGPATGSSSGQPAAPPIIKANPYPTKSEAPPNPYAKADAMLRGFTKDGVVHILGGATLPDGVFVKIIRE; translated from the coding sequence ATGCCTCCCCGCCCGACCGCAGCCCCCAGCCTCTTCCCCGAAACCCCCACCTCCAATCCGCCCGCAACAAAAAAGACCGACTGGATCAACGCCCACTGCGACGGTGGAGCCCGCGGCAACCCCGGCCCCGCCGGCTACGGAGCCCTCATCCAGGACAACGAAGGCACCGTCCTCGCCGAACTCTCCGAGTTCCTCGGCATGCGCACCAACAACTACGCCGAGTACTCCGGCCTCCTCGGCTGCCTCCAGTACGCGCTCGATCACCACCACCCCCGCCTCCGCGTCGTCTCCGACTCCGAGCTGATGGTCAAGCAGATCCAGGGCAAGTACAAGGTCAACTCACCGGACCTCAAACCCCTCTGGCAGGAGGCCAAAAACCGCATCGCCAAGCTCGAAGCCTTCGAGATCACCCACGCCCTCCGCCACAAAAACAAGGACGCCGACCGCCTAGCCAACGAAGCGATGGACCGCGGAATGCGCCGAGGCCCCGCCACTGGCTCAAGCTCCGGCCAGCCCGCCGCCCCACCCATCATCAAAGCCAATCCCTACCCCACCAAATCCGAAGCCCCACCCAACCCCTACGCCAAAGCCGACGCCATGCTCCGAGGCTTCACCAAAGACGGCGTAGTCCACATCCTCGGCGGCGCCACCCTCCCCGACGGCGTCTTCGTAAAGATCATCCGCGAATAA
- a CDS encoding OsmC family protein gives MIAETVWTKEMEFEGRSESGHSVVFDAGAGHVNGPSPMEAVLMALCSCTSVDVVSILKKKREPLTSLTVSATAEQSAAPPRVFTKILLTYRIGGAVSKKAAEDAVDLSKNKYCSVSKMLEKAAKIDFRIEYANDSGVDDLSK, from the coding sequence ATGATTGCCGAGACAGTTTGGACTAAGGAGATGGAATTTGAGGGGCGCTCCGAGAGTGGCCATAGCGTCGTTTTCGATGCCGGCGCCGGGCACGTCAACGGTCCCTCACCAATGGAGGCAGTGCTGATGGCGCTTTGCAGTTGCACGTCGGTTGATGTTGTTTCGATTCTCAAAAAAAAGCGTGAGCCTCTGACCAGCCTTACTGTGTCTGCAACCGCTGAACAGTCCGCTGCGCCGCCCCGGGTGTTTACAAAGATTTTGCTGACTTACCGGATTGGCGGTGCTGTCTCAAAGAAGGCTGCGGAAGACGCGGTTGACCTCTCGAAAAATAAGTACTGCTCGGTTTCGAAGATGCTGGAGAAGGCTGCGAAGATCGACTTCAGGATTGAGTACGCGAACGACTCCGGTGTCGATGACTTGAGCAAATAG
- a CDS encoding pyridoxal-phosphate-dependent aminotransferase family protein: MIRKTRLFTPGPTPLLPAAQFAMAAADIHHRTPEFRAMYTRVLSQLKEFVGTKNDVIILSSSGSGAMEAAVSNLTSPGDRVLVLTAGKFGERWTGITKAFGCHVDVVSAPYGSTFSLDEVKANLHLETRAVFVQATESSTGVRHDIEAIAKLLKSENSEALLIVDGITGLGTSHLDMDGWGIDVLIGGSQKAVMIPPGLSYLAVSARAWDRMEATYNPRYYFDLRKERKNAAKGESAYTPPVALIAALGAALNYIAAQAATPEKPEGDLAEGRKKLVDNAITCAAMTRAAATALGLKLFAPAGYEAAAATAIVAPEGTDSGTLVKGLKSQFAAIVTDGQGEMKGQLFRIAHIGFFDYMDTIAIIGALEQVIHKTKFPAPNFTFGKGLVAAQTFFAEHAK, from the coding sequence ATGATCCGCAAAACGCGCCTCTTCACCCCTGGTCCGACCCCTCTCCTCCCCGCCGCCCAGTTCGCCATGGCTGCGGCCGATATCCACCACCGCACTCCCGAGTTCCGCGCGATGTATACCCGCGTCCTCTCCCAGCTCAAGGAGTTCGTCGGCACCAAAAACGACGTCATCATCCTCTCCAGCTCAGGTTCCGGAGCCATGGAAGCCGCAGTCTCCAACCTGACGTCACCGGGAGATCGTGTGCTGGTTCTGACAGCCGGCAAGTTCGGCGAGCGCTGGACCGGCATCACCAAAGCCTTCGGCTGCCACGTCGACGTCGTCAGCGCCCCCTACGGCAGCACCTTCTCCCTCGACGAAGTCAAAGCCAACCTCCACCTCGAAACCCGCGCCGTCTTCGTCCAGGCCACCGAGTCCTCCACCGGCGTCCGCCACGACATCGAAGCCATCGCCAAGCTCCTCAAATCCGAGAACTCCGAAGCTCTCCTCATCGTCGACGGCATCACCGGCCTCGGCACCTCGCACCTCGACATGGACGGCTGGGGCATCGACGTCCTCATCGGCGGCTCGCAAAAAGCCGTCATGATTCCCCCCGGCCTCAGCTACCTCGCCGTCAGCGCCCGCGCCTGGGACCGCATGGAGGCCACCTACAACCCGCGCTACTACTTCGACCTCCGCAAGGAGCGCAAGAACGCCGCCAAGGGCGAATCCGCCTACACGCCGCCCGTCGCGCTCATCGCCGCACTAGGCGCAGCGTTGAACTACATCGCCGCCCAGGCCGCCACCCCCGAAAAACCCGAGGGCGACCTAGCCGAAGGCCGCAAGAAGTTAGTCGACAACGCGATCACCTGCGCCGCCATGACCCGCGCCGCAGCCACCGCACTCGGCCTCAAACTCTTCGCGCCCGCAGGCTACGAAGCCGCCGCAGCCACCGCCATCGTAGCCCCCGAAGGCACCGACTCCGGCACCCTCGTCAAAGGCCTCAAATCGCAGTTTGCCGCCATCGTCACCGACGGTCAGGGCGAGATGAAGGGTCAGCTCTTCCGCATCGCCCACATCGGCTTCTTCGACTACATGGACACCATCGCCATCATCGGTGCCCTCGAACAAGTCATCCACAAAACCAAATTCCCCGCCCCCAATTTCACCTTCGGCAAAGGCCTGGTCGCCGCCCAAACCTTCTTCGCCGAACACGCCAAATAA
- a CDS encoding tautomerase family protein translates to MPFARIDLLKGKTSEYRAILADVVYRGIVDVLKAPDGDRFVVVGEHSPDNLIYDPHFLGWERSPDFILIQVTSTVGNNKESKLAFYRYIADELKSKLSVRPDDIMINMVFVDRSDWSFGNGEPWT, encoded by the coding sequence ATGCCGTTTGCTCGTATCGACCTGCTCAAAGGGAAGACTTCCGAATATCGCGCCATTTTGGCCGACGTCGTGTACCGAGGGATTGTCGATGTCTTGAAGGCTCCGGATGGGGATCGCTTCGTGGTCGTCGGCGAGCATTCACCCGACAATCTAATCTACGATCCCCACTTTCTCGGTTGGGAGCGATCGCCTGACTTCATCTTGATCCAGGTGACCAGTACAGTCGGAAATAATAAAGAGTCGAAGCTGGCCTTCTACCGATACATAGCCGACGAACTGAAGAGCAAGCTATCTGTTCGCCCCGATGACATCATGATCAACATGGTTTTTGTCGACCGTTCAGATTGGTCGTTCGGCAACGGCGAACCGTGGACCTAG
- a CDS encoding glutaminyl-peptide cyclotransferase, with product MSPQKLFATKVILALALLVADCAAAPVYTYKIVAKYPHSTDSYTEGFFFLNGLFYEGIGLNGHSGIVVTQPETGTPVQRFDLPSKYFGEGIIDWGPNLLQWTWQSHTGFVLDRFSLRIVSQFHYSGEGWGITRTAKELITSDGTATLRFRNPNTFAETHHIVVKEGSKTIDQLNELEYIKGEIYANVWHSDRIARISPTDGHVIAWIDLTGLLPANQRVNEESVLNGIAYDAKKGRLFVTGKQWPAVFEIKIMPKSNRSALRQKISVKPPNSLKPYQTTTSP from the coding sequence ATGTCCCCCCAAAAACTATTCGCGACAAAGGTCATTCTTGCTTTAGCCCTACTCGTCGCCGACTGCGCAGCCGCCCCCGTCTACACCTACAAAATCGTCGCAAAGTATCCGCACTCCACCGACAGCTACACCGAAGGCTTCTTCTTCCTCAACGGCCTTTTCTACGAAGGCATCGGCCTGAACGGCCACTCCGGCATAGTGGTGACGCAGCCCGAAACCGGCACCCCCGTGCAGCGTTTCGATCTACCCTCAAAGTATTTCGGCGAAGGCATCATCGATTGGGGACCAAACCTCCTGCAATGGACCTGGCAATCCCACACCGGCTTCGTGCTTGATCGCTTCTCCCTCCGCATCGTGAGTCAGTTTCACTACAGCGGCGAAGGCTGGGGCATCACACGCACCGCAAAGGAACTCATCACCAGCGACGGCACCGCCACCCTCCGCTTCCGCAATCCCAACACCTTCGCCGAAACCCACCACATCGTCGTCAAAGAAGGCTCCAAAACCATCGACCAGCTAAACGAACTCGAGTACATCAAAGGCGAAATCTACGCCAACGTCTGGCACTCCGACCGCATCGCACGCATCTCGCCCACCGACGGTCACGTCATCGCCTGGATCGACCTCACAGGTCTCCTCCCCGCCAACCAGCGCGTCAACGAAGAGTCTGTCCTGAACGGCATCGCATACGACGCAAAGAAAGGTCGGCTCTTCGTCACCGGCAAGCAGTGGCCCGCGGTCTTCGAAATCAAGATCATGCCGAAATCAAATAGGTCTGCGCTTCGGCAAAAAATCTCTGTCAAGCCCCCAAATTCCCTAAAGCCATATCAAACAACAACTTCCCCGTGA